The Cellulomonas flavigena DSM 20109 DNA segment GGCCGCCAAGCGCGTCGCCCTCGTCGCGGAGCGCAACACCCCGATCCGCCTGTCGTTCAGCGACGGCCAGGTCGTCCTCGACGCGGGGCAGGGCGACGACGCGCAGGCCTCGGAGGCCCTCGAGGCGTCGCTGGTCGGCGACGACATCTCGGTCGCATTCAACCCGCAGTTCCTCGCCGACGGCCTGGGCGCGCTGGACACGACCTTCGTGCGGATGTCCTTCACGCACCCGAACAAGCCGGTGGAGTTCACCGGGCAGGAGTCGCTCGAGGGCGACGACCGCAAGGACTACCGCTACCTGCTGGTCCCGATCCGCTTCGCGACCTGACCTCACCCCCGCGCGTTCGCGCGGCAGGTGCGGCACAGTGGCCGGGGACGGTCGCGGGACGACCGGCGACCACGACGCGCGGTGAGAGGGGCTGGACGACGATGCACATCGGTCTGGTGGGCCTGGGCAAGATGGGCGCGAACATGCGCCGCCGGATCCGGGAGGCCGGGATCGAGGTCACGGGCTTCGACCGGAACCCCGAGGTGACCGACGTCCCGAGCCTGGAGGCGCTGGTCGAGGCACTGCCGGCGGGCGAGCGCATCGTGTGGGTGATGGTGCCCTCGGGCCCGATCACCGACGCGGTCGTGCAGGACCTGGCGCGGCTCCTCTCCCCCGGTGACCTGGTGATCGACGGCGGCAACTCGTACTACCAGGACGATGAGCCCCACGCGGCAGCCCTCGCCGAGCACGGCGTCGGGTTCGTCGACGCGGGTGTCTCCGGCGGCATCTGGGGCCTGGAGAACGGCTACGGCCTGATGGTCGGCGGCTCGCCGCAGGACGTCGAGCGCGCGATGCCCGTCTTCGACGCGCTGCGTCCTCCGGGGGAGCGCGCCGACGGCTTCGTGCACGTCGGCCCGGTCGGCGCGGGGCACTACGCGAAGATGGTCCACAACGGCATCGAGTACGGCCTCATGCAGGCCTACGCCGAGGGCTACGAGCTCCTGGCCGCGAAGGACCTGGTCACGGACGTGCAGGCCACGATGCGTGCGTGGACGCAGGGCACGGTCGTGCGCTCGTGGCTGCTCGACCTGCTGGTGCAGGCGCTCACCGAGGACCCGCGGTTCGGGGCGATCGACGACTGGGTCGAGGACTCCGGCGAGGGTCGCTGGACGGTCGACGAGGCGATCGACCTGGCCGTGCCGGCGCCGGTGATCTCGGCGGCGTTGTTCGCGCGGTTCGCCTCGCGGCAGGGCGAGTCGCCGGCGATGAAGGCCGTGGCCGCGCTGCGCCAGCAGTTCGGCGGTCATGCCGTGCGCGCGGCGGGCGCGGAGACCGTCACGCCGTCGGCCCCGCCCACGTCGGAGGCCTGAGTCGCGTGTACGTCGCGCACCTGTCCCTCACCGACTTCCGGTCGTACCCGCAGGTCGAGCTGCCGCTCGAGCCGGGCATCACCGCGCTCGTCGGCCCCAACGGGCAGGGCAAGACGAACCTCGTCGAGGCCGTCGGGTACGTCGCGACGCTCGGAAGTCACCGGGTGCCCTCGGACGCGGCCCTCGTCAGGGCCGGCACGAGCCGCGCGGTCGTGCGCGCCAAGGTGGTGCGTGAGGAGCGGTCGACGCTCGTCGAGGTCGAGATCACGCCCGGGAAGGCCAACCGGTCGCGCGTCAACGGCGGCTCCCCCGGTCGGGCGCGCGACGTCCTCGGCATCCTGCGCACGGTGCTGTTCGCCCCGGAGGACCTCGCCCTGGTCAAGGGTGACCCGGACGGTCGGCGCCGGTTCCTCGACGAGCTGCTGGTCCAGCTCACGCCGCGGATCGCGGGCGTCCTGGGGGACTACGAACGGGTGCTGCGGCAGCGCTCGGCACTCCTGAAGTCCGCGGCGGCCGCGACGCGTGCGCGCGCGGGTGCGGACCTGCGCACGCTCGACGTGTGGGACGCCAAGCTCGCGCAGACCGGCGCCCAGGTCGTCGTCGCACGTCAGGCCCTGGTGCGGGCGCTGCAGCCGCGTGCTGCCGACGCGTACCGCCAGGTCAGCGCAGGCCAGGGCGAGCTGGTGCTGACGTACCGATCGTCTCTCGACGCCGCCCTGGACGAGGCTCCGGACGCCCTGACGGGTGCGCCGGACGTGGGCGTCGAGCTCGTCGAGGCGCGCCTGCTCGACGCGATGGGCCGGCTGCGCGGCAAGGAGATCGAGCGGGGCGTGTGCCTGGTCGGCCCGCACCGCGACGACCTGGTGCTCGAGCTCGGCGGGCTGCCGGCCAAGGGGTACGCGAGCCACGGCGAGTCGTGGTCCGTGGCCCTCGCGCTGCGGCTCGCGTCGTACGGGTTGCTGACGCACGGCGTGGACGACGCCGGTGCGTGGTCGGCGGACTGGGGGCCGGACGGTGAGCCCGTGCTCATCCTGGACGACGTGTTCGCCGAGCTGGACGCACGCCGCCGCGAGCGGCTCGCGGAGCTGGTCGCGCCCGCGCGGCAGGTGCTGGTGACCGCTGCGGTCCCGCAGGACGTGCCGGAGCCGCTCGCGGGTGCGCGCGTCGACGTGCTGGGTGGGGAGGTCGCCCGTGTCCTCTAGGCCGGGTCCGCGCCCGGCGTCCCCCGCGGCGGCCCGCCGGGCGGACGCGCCCCCGGCGGACGCGGGCGACGACGCCCTCCTGCCCGCCCCGACGGCGGTGCCGGACGGCCTGCCCGTCTCGGAGCTGGTGACGCTCACGCCGCCGGAGCAGGTGGCGCGCGCGGCCCTCGCGCGCGCCAAGGCTGCGGCGCGAGCGCGCGGCCTGCGTCCCGGCGTGGTGCGCGGCACGGCGACGACGAGCGGTGCGGCGCCCGGACCGCGCGACCCGCAGCCACTGGCCGTGTCCGCGGGCCTGCTGGCGCGTGACCTGGGCTGGGAGCCGGGCCTCGTGGTGGGCGACCTGGTGCACCGGTGGGCACAGATCGTCGGGCCGCAGGTCGCGGACCACTGCGAGTACGTGTCGTTCGCGTCCGGTCTGCTGACGGTGCGGGCGTCGTCGACGGCGTGGGCGGCGAACCTGCGGTTGCTGGCGCCGGCGATGCTCGCGCGGTTCGACGAGGCGCTGGGGGCAGGTGTCGTCGTGCAGGTCGACGTGCTCGGTCCGGTCGGCCACGGCTTCGGCCGCGGCCCGCGCCGCGTGGCGGGCCGGGGCCCGCGCGACACGTACGGCTGACGCCCGCGCAGGGGCGCCGACGCCGACGACCCGCCCGTCCTGCCCGTGATCAGGACTCCACCAGGTAGACTGAAGAGGTCATCAGAGGCGCCTGCGCGCCCCCGAGAGCCGAGAACTTCACCGTCGTGGGGTGATCCGGACTCGTCGGCGGTTCGCAGCCGTCCACGACGCGCCTGGCGCGTACCGAGCTCTCGAGGAGAACCGCTGCCCGTGGCCGACCAGAGCACCCCCCGCGACCCGCAGGACGAGACCGCGGAGGGTCAGGACCCGGGCGGGGCCCCGACCCCCGACGCGCCCCCGGCGGCGAAGCCGTCGGGCAGCACGTACGACGCGAGCAACATCACCGTCCTCGAGGGCCTCGAGGCCGTTCGCAAGCGGCCCGGCATGTACATCGGCTCGACCGGTGCGCGCGGTCTGCACCACCTGGTCTACGAGGTCGTCGACAACTCCGTCGACGAGGCCCTCGCCGGGTACTGCGACACGATCGAGGTGACGCTGCTGGCCGACGGCGGTGTGCGCGTGACCGACAACGGGCGTGGTATCCCCGTCGCGATCCACCCGACCGAGGGGCGGCCCACGGTCGAGGTCGTCATGACGATCCTGCACGCGGGCGGCAAGTTCGGCGGCGGCGGTTACGCGGTCTCGGGCGGTCTGCACGGTGTCGGCATCTCCGTGGTCAACGCGCTCTCGTCGCGCGTCGAGACCGTGGTGAAGCGTGACGGGTACGCGTGGAGCCAGAGCTTCGCCGACGGCGGCAAGCCGGTCGGCGAGCTGCGCCAGGGGCCGGCGACCGACGAGACGGGGACGTCGCAGACCTTCTGGGCGGACGGCACGATCTTCGAGACCACCGAGTACGACTTCGAGACGCTGCGCGCGCGGTTCCAGCAGTACGCGTTCCTCAACAAGGGCCTGAAGATCTCGCTGACCGACGAGCGCCCGCAGCACACGGGGACCGAGGACGAGGTCACGGGCGAGACCCCGTCGGAAGCACCGGCCACGACGGCACGGAACGTCACGTACAAGTACGACGGCGGCCTCGTCGACTACGTCAAGCACCTGAACTCGGCCAAGAAGGTCGACCACGTGCACCCCGACGTCATCGACTTCGAGGCGGAGGACACCACCCGCCGCATCTCGGTGGAGATCGCGCTGCAGTGGACGACCGCGTACTCCGAGTCGGTGCACACCTTCGCCAACACGATCTCGACCACCGAGGGCGGCACGCACGAGGAGGGGTTCCGGGCGGCGATGACCTCGCTGATGAACCGCTACGCGCGCGACAAGGGCATCCTCAAGGAGAAGGACGAGAACCTCACGGGTGACGACATCCGCGAGGGCCTCACGGCTGTCATCTCGGTCAAGCTCGGCGAGCCGCAGTTCGAGGGCCAGACCAAGACCAAGCTCGGCAACACCGAGGCCAAGCGCTTCGTGCAGACGGTGGTCAACGACCAGCTCGGGGCGTGGCTCGACGCCCACCCCAGCGAGGCCAAGGACGTCATCCGCAAGTCCATCCAGGCCGCGGCGGCCCGCATGGCGGCCCGCAAGGCGCGCGAGGCGACGCGGCGCAAGGGCCTGCTCGAGTCGAACTCGATGCCCGGCAAGCTCCGCGACTGCCAGTCGAACAACCCGGCCGAGTGCGAGGTCTTCATCGTCGAGGGTGACTCGGCAGGCGGCTCCGCGGTGCGCGGGCGCAATCCGCGGACGCAGGCGATCATGCCGATCCGCGGCAAGATCCTCAACGTCGAGCGTGCGCGCCTCGACAAGGCCCTGGGCAACCAGGAGGTGCAGGCGCTCATCACGGCGTTCGGCACCGGCATCGGCGAGGACTTCGACGTCAGCAAGCTGCGGTACCACAAGATCGTGCTCATGGCCGACGCCGACGTCGACGGCCAGCACATCCGCACGCTGCTGCTCACGCTGCTGTTCCGCTACATGCCGCAGCTCATCACGGGCGGGTTCGTCTACATGGCGCAGCCGCCGCTGTACCGCATCAAGTGGAGCAACGCGCCGCACGACTACGTGTACTCCGACCGGGAGCGGGACGCGGTGATCACAGACGGTCGCGCCAACGGCCGCCGGCTGCCCAAGGAGAACGGTGTCCAGCGGTACAAGGGCCTGGGCGAGATGGACTACACCGAGCTGTGGGAGACCACGATGTCGCCCGAGCACCGCACGCTGCTGCAGGTGACGCTGGACGAGGCCGCCGCGGCGGACGAGATCTTCTCCGTCCTCATGGGCGAGGACGTCGAGGCGCGGCGCGGCTTCATCCAGCGCAACGCCAAGGACGTGCGCTTCCTCGACATCTGATGCGGGCGCCGGCGTGCCGGCGCACCGTGACCCCGACGTGGTACCGACGACTGGAGTGACCCGCACGTGACCGAGACCCCGGGCGAGATCGAGCACGGCCGCATCGACCAGGTGGACCTGCAGCTCGAGATGCAGCGGTCCTACCTGGACTACGCGATGGCGGTCATCGTCGGGCGCGCGCTGCCGGACGTGCGCGACGGGCTCAAGCCCGTCCACCGCCGCGTCCTGTACGCGATGTACGACGGCGGCTACCGCCCCGACCGGCAGTTCTCCAAGTGCAGCCGCGTCGTCGGCGACGTCATGGGCAAGTACCACCCGCACGGCGACTCGGCGATCTACGACGCGCTCGTGCGCCTCGTGCAGGACTGGTCGCTGCGGTACCCGCTCGTCGCGGGGCAGGGCAACTTCGGCTCCCCGGGCGACGACCCCGCAGCTGCCCCGCGGTACACCGAGTGCAAGATGGCGCCGCTGGCCATGGAGATGGTCCGGGACATCGACGAGGACGCCGTCGACTTCCAGGACAACTACGACGGGCACACGCAGGAACCGGCGGTCCTGCCGTCGCGGTTCCCGAACCTGCTGGTCAACGGCTCGGCCGGCATCGCCGTCGGCATGGCGACCAACATCCCGCCGCACAACCTCCGCGAGGTCGCGGCGGGCGTCCAGTGGCACCTGGAGCACCCGGACGCGTCGAAGGAGGAGCTCCTCGAGGCGCTGATGGCGCGCATCAAGGGCCCGGACTTCCCCACCGCGGCGACGATCCTGGGTCGCAAGGGCATCGAGGAGGCGTACCGCACGGGCCGCGGGTCGATCACGATGCGCGCGGTCGTCGAGGTCGAGGAGATCCAGGGCCGGCAGTGCCTGGTGGTCACCGAGCTGCCGTACCAGGTGAACCCGGACACGCTGGCGAAGAAGATCGCGGACCTCGTCAAGGACAACCGCGTGCAGGGCATCGCGGACATCCGCGACGAGACGTCGGGTCGCGCGGGTCAGCGCCTGGTCATCGTCCTCAAGCGCGACGCCGTCGCCAAGGTCGTGCTCAACAACCTCTACAAGCACACGCAGCTGCAGGACACGTTCGGCGCCAACATGCTGGCGCTCGTCGACGGGGTCCCGCGCACGCTGAGCATCGACGCGTTCGTGCGGCACTGGGTGTCGCACCAGATCGACGTCATCCAGCGCCGCACCCGCTTCCGCCTGCGCAAGGCGGAGGAGGACATCCACATCTACCGCGGCTACCTCAAGGCGCTCGACGCGCTCGACGAGGTCATCGCGCTGATCCGGCGCTCCCCCGACGCCGAGGAGGCCCGCAACGGCCTGATGGAGCTCCTCGGCATCGACGAGCTGCAGGCGCAGGCCATCCTCAACCTGCAGCTGCGCCGGCTGGCGGCGCTGCAGCGCCAGGAGATCATGGACCGCCACGACGCGCTCGAGGCGGACATCACCGAGCTCAACGCGATCCTCGGCTCGCCGGAGCGCCAGCGCACGATCGTCAGCGAGGAGCTCGCGACGGTCGTCGACAAGTTCGGCGACGAGCGCCGCACGCACATCCTGCCGTTCGACGGCGAGGTCTCCATCGAGGACCTCATCGCCGAGGAGGACGTGGTCGTCACGATCACGCGCGGCGGGTACGCCAAGCGCACACGCGTCGACGCGTACCGCGCACAGCGCCGTGGCGGCAAGGGCGTGCGGGGCGCGCAGCTGCGCGAGGACGACCTGGTCGACCACTTCTTCGTCACGACGACGCACCGGTGGCTGCTGTTCTTCACCAACCTCGGCCGCGTCTACCGCGCCAAGGCCTACGAGCTGCCCGAGGCCGGCCGTGACGCCAAGGGTCAGCACGTCGCGAACCTGCTGGCGTTCCAGCCGGGCGAGAAGATCGCGCAGGTGCTGGACCTCAGGGACTACGAGCAGGCCGAGCACCTGGTCCTGGCCACCAAGCGCGGCCTGGTGAAGAAGACGCGCCTGACGGAGTACGACTCCAACCGCAGCGGCGGGGTCATCGCCATCAACCTGCGTGAGGACGAGGACGGCCGGCCCGACGAGCTCGTCGCGGCCCGTCTGGTCGACTCCGACCAGGACGTCATCCTCGTCTCGCGGCAGGGCCAGTCGGTGCGCTTCACGGCGTCCGACGAGGCGCTGCGGCCGATGGGCCGCGCCACCAGCGGCGTCACCGGCATGAAGTTCCGCGGCGACGACGACCTGCTCGCGATGGACGTGGTGCGCGAGGACGCGTTCCTCTTCACGGTCACCGAGGGCGGCATCGCCAAGCGCACGGCGCTCACGGTGGAGAACTACCGGCAGCAGGGCCGCGGCGGCCTGGGCATCAAGGTCGCCAACCTGCCGGAGGCGAACGGCGACCTGGTCGGCGCCCTGGTGACGGACGCGGACGACGAGGTGCTCGTCATCATGGAGCGCGGCAAGATCGTGCGTTCGGCCACGTCGGAGGTCAACGCGACCGGTCGCACGACGCAGGGCGTCATCTTCGCCAAGCCGGACACCGGTGACCGGATCATCGCTGTCGCCCGGAACAGTGAGCGACACCTCGAGGACGATGGCGGTACCGTGAGCGAGAACGTGCCCAATCACGACGTACCGGACCCTGACCAGCCCGACCCCGCGGGTTCGGTGACTGACGGGTCGGTGCCCGACGGCGACCGACCCGCGGAGGACGCATGAGCGAGACGCCCCCCTCGATCCCCCCACGTCGGCGACCCACGTCGCCGACGACGAGCTCGAGCCGCCCCGACCAGGGCGGCGGTGTGCAGGCCGCCGACCACGGTGGCTCCTCGTGGGCGTCCCTCGGGGACGACTCGACCCCGCCGACGTACACGGTCGACGTGCGCAGCAGCGCACTGCCCCCGGCGTCGACCTCCACGGGGCGCACGTCGGCCCCGTCGGGCCCCCGGCCCGACGACCGGCCGCGGTCCGGCTCGACGGCCCCGCACCGGACGCCGACGGCGGGTGAAGAGCACGGCGGCGACGAGCCCCCGTCGCCGCTGGTCACGGCGGTCGACGCGACGACCGTCTGGCTGAAGAAGGCCGCCGGTGTCACGGGTTCGGGCCTGTCGAGGGCGTACTCTCAGCTGACCAAGCCCCGCAGCGAGGACGACCCGATGACCACCACGCCGACCGCCGGTGCCGCGCAGCGCCCGGCCGCACGGACCACGGCGCCCGTGACCGGCGCGACCCCGCGCCCGGCGACCGGTCGCATCCCCACGGTGGGCGGCGGTCCGCGCCGCGTGCGCCTGGCGATCTCGCGGGTCGACCCGTGGTCGGTCATGAAGCTCGCGTTCCTGCTCTCGGTGGCGATCGGCATCATGATCGTCGTCGCGGCCGTGGTCGTGTGGTTCACGCTCGACAGCCTGCAGGTGTTCACCCAGATCGACGGGCTGGTCCGCCAGGTCGTCGGCAAGGAGAGCCCGCTGGACATCCTGTCGTACGTGTCGTTCCAGAAGACGGTGTCGGCGGCCACGCTCGTGGGTGTCATCGACGTCTTCCTGCTGACGGCGCTCGCGACGATCGGCGCGTTCCTCTACAACATCGTGGCGGCGCTGGTCGGCGGCGTGAACGTCACGATGACGGACGAGTGAGCCTGCCGCCGCACCTTCCGGGACGACCCGGCAGCACCGCTCCCGCCGGTTTGGGCGCGGCGGCCTGCCTGGGGTAGTCTCGACCGTCGCGCCCACCGGTGCGGATCCCCGGCCAGGGATCGGTTCCGGCGGACGTGTCACGGGCCTATAGCTCAGACGGTTAGAGCGCTTCCCTGATAAGGAAGAGGTCACAGGTTCAAGTCCTGTTAGGCCCACGCTGCCGGTACGCACGTCGTACCGCGGTCTGCCGGCACCACCCGAGACGGGGGATCCGATGAAGAAGCTCCTGGTTCTTGCCGCTCTCGCGGCCGTCGGCTACGTCGCCTGGCAGAAGTACGCGGAGGACCGTGACGAGCGGGACCT contains these protein-coding regions:
- the gnd gene encoding phosphogluconate dehydrogenase (NAD(+)-dependent, decarboxylating); its protein translation is MHIGLVGLGKMGANMRRRIREAGIEVTGFDRNPEVTDVPSLEALVEALPAGERIVWVMVPSGPITDAVVQDLARLLSPGDLVIDGGNSYYQDDEPHAAALAEHGVGFVDAGVSGGIWGLENGYGLMVGGSPQDVERAMPVFDALRPPGERADGFVHVGPVGAGHYAKMVHNGIEYGLMQAYAEGYELLAAKDLVTDVQATMRAWTQGTVVRSWLLDLLVQALTEDPRFGAIDDWVEDSGEGRWTVDEAIDLAVPAPVISAALFARFASRQGESPAMKAVAALRQQFGGHAVRAAGAETVTPSAPPTSEA
- the recF gene encoding DNA replication/repair protein RecF (All proteins in this family for which functions are known are DNA-binding proteins that assist the filamentation of RecA onto DNA for the initiation of recombination or recombinational repair.), with the protein product MYVAHLSLTDFRSYPQVELPLEPGITALVGPNGQGKTNLVEAVGYVATLGSHRVPSDAALVRAGTSRAVVRAKVVREERSTLVEVEITPGKANRSRVNGGSPGRARDVLGILRTVLFAPEDLALVKGDPDGRRRFLDELLVQLTPRIAGVLGDYERVLRQRSALLKSAAAATRARAGADLRTLDVWDAKLAQTGAQVVVARQALVRALQPRAADAYRQVSAGQGELVLTYRSSLDAALDEAPDALTGAPDVGVELVEARLLDAMGRLRGKEIERGVCLVGPHRDDLVLELGGLPAKGYASHGESWSVALALRLASYGLLTHGVDDAGAWSADWGPDGEPVLILDDVFAELDARRRERLAELVAPARQVLVTAAVPQDVPEPLAGARVDVLGGEVARVL
- a CDS encoding DUF721 domain-containing protein; translation: MSSRPGPRPASPAAARRADAPPADAGDDALLPAPTAVPDGLPVSELVTLTPPEQVARAALARAKAAARARGLRPGVVRGTATTSGAAPGPRDPQPLAVSAGLLARDLGWEPGLVVGDLVHRWAQIVGPQVADHCEYVSFASGLLTVRASSTAWAANLRLLAPAMLARFDEALGAGVVVQVDVLGPVGHGFGRGPRRVAGRGPRDTYG
- the gyrB gene encoding DNA topoisomerase (ATP-hydrolyzing) subunit B, whose protein sequence is MADQSTPRDPQDETAEGQDPGGAPTPDAPPAAKPSGSTYDASNITVLEGLEAVRKRPGMYIGSTGARGLHHLVYEVVDNSVDEALAGYCDTIEVTLLADGGVRVTDNGRGIPVAIHPTEGRPTVEVVMTILHAGGKFGGGGYAVSGGLHGVGISVVNALSSRVETVVKRDGYAWSQSFADGGKPVGELRQGPATDETGTSQTFWADGTIFETTEYDFETLRARFQQYAFLNKGLKISLTDERPQHTGTEDEVTGETPSEAPATTARNVTYKYDGGLVDYVKHLNSAKKVDHVHPDVIDFEAEDTTRRISVEIALQWTTAYSESVHTFANTISTTEGGTHEEGFRAAMTSLMNRYARDKGILKEKDENLTGDDIREGLTAVISVKLGEPQFEGQTKTKLGNTEAKRFVQTVVNDQLGAWLDAHPSEAKDVIRKSIQAAAARMAARKAREATRRKGLLESNSMPGKLRDCQSNNPAECEVFIVEGDSAGGSAVRGRNPRTQAIMPIRGKILNVERARLDKALGNQEVQALITAFGTGIGEDFDVSKLRYHKIVLMADADVDGQHIRTLLLTLLFRYMPQLITGGFVYMAQPPLYRIKWSNAPHDYVYSDRERDAVITDGRANGRRLPKENGVQRYKGLGEMDYTELWETTMSPEHRTLLQVTLDEAAAADEIFSVLMGEDVEARRGFIQRNAKDVRFLDI
- the gyrA gene encoding DNA gyrase subunit A, yielding MTETPGEIEHGRIDQVDLQLEMQRSYLDYAMAVIVGRALPDVRDGLKPVHRRVLYAMYDGGYRPDRQFSKCSRVVGDVMGKYHPHGDSAIYDALVRLVQDWSLRYPLVAGQGNFGSPGDDPAAAPRYTECKMAPLAMEMVRDIDEDAVDFQDNYDGHTQEPAVLPSRFPNLLVNGSAGIAVGMATNIPPHNLREVAAGVQWHLEHPDASKEELLEALMARIKGPDFPTAATILGRKGIEEAYRTGRGSITMRAVVEVEEIQGRQCLVVTELPYQVNPDTLAKKIADLVKDNRVQGIADIRDETSGRAGQRLVIVLKRDAVAKVVLNNLYKHTQLQDTFGANMLALVDGVPRTLSIDAFVRHWVSHQIDVIQRRTRFRLRKAEEDIHIYRGYLKALDALDEVIALIRRSPDAEEARNGLMELLGIDELQAQAILNLQLRRLAALQRQEIMDRHDALEADITELNAILGSPERQRTIVSEELATVVDKFGDERRTHILPFDGEVSIEDLIAEEDVVVTITRGGYAKRTRVDAYRAQRRGGKGVRGAQLREDDLVDHFFVTTTHRWLLFFTNLGRVYRAKAYELPEAGRDAKGQHVANLLAFQPGEKIAQVLDLRDYEQAEHLVLATKRGLVKKTRLTEYDSNRSGGVIAINLREDEDGRPDELVAARLVDSDQDVILVSRQGQSVRFTASDEALRPMGRATSGVTGMKFRGDDDLLAMDVVREDAFLFTVTEGGIAKRTALTVENYRQQGRGGLGIKVANLPEANGDLVGALVTDADDEVLVIMERGKIVRSATSEVNATGRTTQGVIFAKPDTGDRIIAVARNSERHLEDDGGTVSENVPNHDVPDPDQPDPAGSVTDGSVPDGDRPAEDA
- a CDS encoding DUF3566 domain-containing protein; protein product: MSETPPSIPPRRRPTSPTTSSSRPDQGGGVQAADHGGSSWASLGDDSTPPTYTVDVRSSALPPASTSTGRTSAPSGPRPDDRPRSGSTAPHRTPTAGEEHGGDEPPSPLVTAVDATTVWLKKAAGVTGSGLSRAYSQLTKPRSEDDPMTTTPTAGAAQRPAARTTAPVTGATPRPATGRIPTVGGGPRRVRLAISRVDPWSVMKLAFLLSVAIGIMIVVAAVVVWFTLDSLQVFTQIDGLVRQVVGKESPLDILSYVSFQKTVSAATLVGVIDVFLLTALATIGAFLYNIVAALVGGVNVTMTDE
- a CDS encoding DLW-39 family protein, yielding MKKLLVLAALAAVGYVAWQKYAEDRDERDLWAEVTDTFE